One genomic region from Yarrowia lipolytica chromosome 1C, complete sequence encodes:
- a CDS encoding uncharacterized protein (Compare to YALI0C20119g, similar to Saccharomyces cerevisiae ATG7 (YHR171W); ancestral locus Anc_5.66, similar to uniprot|P38862 Saccharomyces cerevisiae YHR171w APG7 component of the autophagic system), whose translation MSFTPFSSFLEASFFQTLAAKKLNEYKLDDSPKRVSAEYTWQQGRLVFDSDSFSDRDSHCKGVVECPGTLLNYNTIEEFKGADKKALLAEWGDKMLSGAIMNGSIFRNPEILNSFLLITFCDLKKYIFVYWMGVPCLNTKWDLQEVADEGNYTNLSTRIPALGESFVVIDPDDNVTPFSELEYVERSEDPTIAFLSPTSPENTPWTVRNICLMLHILGFKSATMILVGREKNRFLEWKRGDGELGAWTGWEKNSAGKLLPKQTNLGPLLNPLQLASQAVDLNLKLMKWRIAPELDLDTIKHTRCLLLGAGTLGSYVSRSLLAWGVEQVTFVDNGTVSFSNPVRQPLYKYVDCLDGGKPKAETAAEALKEIYPAVKTSGITLEVPMIGHSTTSSSEKRVHQQYDELVSLIKSHDAVFLLMDSRESRWLPTVICAALKKKCITAAIGFDSFVVMRHGVEGVNDLGCYFCNDVVAPTDSMNDRTLDQQCTVTRPGIAPIVSGYGVEILQAMCQDEPSAPHQLRGFLHNFSTVKITGQRFKCCSACSPVIVQEWKDKTWGFVKKALNERGFVEELCGLAELQRGVDELDFGEGEGSEEEWEM comes from the coding sequence ATGAGTTTCACGCCGTTTTCGTCGTTTTTGGAAGCGTCTTTCTTCCAGACTCTGGCTGCCAAAAAACTCAATGAGTACAAACTCGACGATTCGCCTAAGAGGGTCTCCGCAGAATACACATGGCAACAAGGTCGGCTCGTTTTCGACAGCGACTCGTTTTCGGACCGAGATTCGCACTGCAAGGGCGTTGTTGAGTGTCCCGGAACTCTACTCAACTACAACACGATAGAGGAGTTCAAAGGAGCAGACAAAAAGGCGCTACTGGCGGAATGGGGTGACAAGATGTTGTCGGGTGCAATTATGAATGGATCTATTTTCCGGAATcccgagattctcaactcTTTTCTTCTTATCACCTTCTGCGATCTTAAAAAGTACATCTTCGTCTACTGGATGGGAGTGCCCTGCCTGAACACAAAGTGGGACCTGCAGGAGGTGGCAGATGAGGGAAACTACACGAATCTTAGTACGCGCATCCCGGCTCTCGGAGAATCGTTTGTTGTTATTGATCCCGATGACAACGTCACTCCCTTCAGTGAGTTGGAGTATGTGGAGCGATCCGAGGACCCTACGATTGCATTTCTATCACCGACATCTCCTGAGAACACACCCTGGACCGTCCGAAACATTTGTCTAATGCTGCATATCCTAGGGTTCAAGTCTGCGACCATGATCTTAGTTGGGCGTGAGAAAAACCGGTTTCTCGAGTGGAAGCGGGGAGACGGGGAGCTTGGTGCATGGACTGGctgggaaaaaaacagtGCGGGAAAGCTGTTACCTAAGCAGACCAACTTGGGGCCTCTGTTGAACCCTCTACAGCTGGCCTCTCAAGCTGTGGATCTCAATCTGAAGCTGATGAAGTGGAGAATTGCGCCTGAGTTGGATCTGGATACCATCAAACACACCAGGTGCCTCCTTCTGGGTGCCGGAACGCTCGGAAGCTATGTCTCCCGCTCTCTGTTAGCTTGGGGAGTTGAACAGGTCACGTTTGTGGACAATGGAACTGTCTCATTTAGCAATCCTGTTCGCCAGCCTctatacaagtatgtagATTGTTTGGATGGAGGCAAACCCAAGGCtgagactgctgctgaagctctcaaggagataTATCCTGCAGTCAAGACATCGGGAATAACTCTTGAGGTGCCTATGATTGGTCATAGCACCACTTCCAGCAGTGAGAAGCGAGTCCACCAGCAGTATGACGAGCTGGTGTCTCTCATTAAGTCTCATGATGCTGTGTTTCTGCTCATGGACTCACGAGAGTCGAGATGGTTGCCTACTGTTATATGTGcagctctcaagaagaagtgtATCACGGCTGCCATTGGTTTTGACTCGTTTGTGGTGATGCGGCATGGAGTGGAGGGAGTGAATGATCTGGGCTGTTACTTTTGTAATGATGTTGTTGCTCCTACAGATTCTATGAACGACAGAACGTTGGACCAACAATGTACAGTGACCCGGCCTGGAATTGCTCCTATTGTTTCTGGATACGGAGTAGAGATTTTGCAGGCCATGTGTCAAGACGAGCCCTCAGCCCCTCATCAGCTGCGAGGCTTTCTGCACAACTTTTCTACTGTCAAGATCACTGGTCAACGGTTCAAGTGTTGTTCCGCTTGCAGTCCAGTCATTGTCCAGGAGTGGAAGGACAAGACGTGGGGgtttgtcaagaaggctctTAATGAGAGAGggtttgtggaggagctgtgTGGTTTAGCTGAGCTGCAGAGAGGTGTGGATGAGCTGGACTTTGGAGAGGGCGAAGGtagcgaggaggagtgggaaATGTAG